A stretch of Haladaptatus cibarius D43 DNA encodes these proteins:
- a CDS encoding thioredoxin family protein — translation MSDSPEKPLRVEDGDDLAEVIADHDLVLVDCYTKGCTLCQAIEPVVGNVARVTDATVVMVNPGNDLSLVEEYDIRSVPTLLLLEDGDLIGRMAEGFQGTEAVVKFVEETTN, via the coding sequence GTGAGCGACAGCCCCGAAAAGCCGCTTCGAGTGGAAGATGGCGATGACCTCGCCGAGGTCATCGCCGACCACGACCTCGTGTTGGTCGATTGCTACACGAAAGGATGCACGCTTTGTCAGGCCATCGAACCGGTGGTCGGCAACGTGGCTCGCGTAACCGACGCAACGGTGGTGATGGTCAACCCCGGAAACGACCTCTCGCTGGTGGAAGAGTACGATATTCGGAGCGTTCCGACCCTCCTCCTGCTCGAAGACGGCGACCTCATCGGGCGAATGGCGGAGGGCTTTCAGGGAACTGAGGCAGTGGTGAAGTTCGTAGAAGAAACCACGAACTGA
- a CDS encoding sporulation protein translates to MKRILSRVGVGSARVDTILPKTTLTAGESVEAEVHVEGGTTEQEVDAIYFALLTRYKTDDSTRTGVINKFQVADPFTIGPDEEKTFPITIDVPVDTPVTVGRTNVWLETGLDIDWAVDPDDEDPVQIDPGPQLSTFLDALDSLGFTLRTAKCEKAPGSIFSGKFVQELEFVPHSGPFSGKLDELEVVPTETQNGLEVKLEIDRRGGLLAEMADIDERWTQLSFTNESVSQIESKLRTEIERHA, encoded by the coding sequence ATGAAACGAATCCTTTCCCGCGTTGGAGTTGGCTCCGCTCGCGTCGATACCATCCTCCCCAAAACTACGCTCACCGCAGGTGAGTCGGTCGAAGCCGAAGTTCACGTCGAAGGTGGTACGACAGAACAGGAAGTCGATGCAATCTACTTCGCCCTGCTGACTCGATACAAAACCGATGACAGCACCAGAACTGGCGTCATCAACAAGTTCCAAGTCGCCGACCCGTTCACTATCGGCCCGGACGAGGAGAAGACCTTCCCGATTACCATCGACGTGCCCGTCGATACGCCCGTGACGGTCGGTCGGACGAACGTCTGGCTCGAAACCGGTTTAGACATCGACTGGGCGGTTGACCCCGACGACGAAGACCCGGTACAAATCGACCCCGGCCCGCAGCTTTCGACGTTCCTCGACGCGCTGGATTCCCTCGGCTTCACGCTCCGAACCGCCAAATGCGAGAAAGCGCCGGGAAGCATCTTCTCGGGCAAGTTCGTGCAGGAATTGGAGTTCGTTCCCCACTCCGGGCCGTTCTCGGGCAAACTGGACGAACTCGAAGTCGTTCCGACGGAAACCCAAAACGGATTGGAAGTTAAGTTGGAAATCGACCGACGAGGCGGTCTGCTCGCCGAAATGGCGGACATAGACGAGCGATGGACACAGCTTTCGTTTACGAACGAGAGCGTGAGCCAAATCGAATCGAAACTCCGTACCGAAATCGAGCGACACGCCTGA